From the genome of Acomys russatus chromosome 27, mAcoRus1.1, whole genome shotgun sequence, one region includes:
- the LOC127209963 gene encoding cytochrome P450 4V2, with product MIWLWLGLVGRKLLLWGAASAVSVAGATILLNILQMVASYARKWLQMRPIPSVTRAYPLVGHALLMKPNSAEFFQQLIQYTEEFRHLPVIKLWIGPVPMVALYKAETVEVILTSSKQIDKSFMYKFLQPWLGLGLLTSTGNKWRSRRKMLTPTFHFTILEDFLDVMNEQANILVKKLESHVGQEAFNCFFHITLCALDIICETAMGKNIGAQGNDDSEYVRSVYRMSDMIHRRMKMPWFWFDLWYLMFKEGREHRRSLKRLHTFTNNVIAERANEMKAEEDCTGAGRGPGPSKSKRKAFLDLLLSVTDEEGNKLSHEDIREEVDTFMFEGHDTTAAAINWSLYLLGCYPEVQRKVDKELDEVFGRSHRPVTLEDLKKLKYLDCVIKETLRIFPSVPLFARSLTEDCEMAGYRIAKGTEAVIIPYALHRDPRYFPDPEEFQPERFFPKNSQGRHPYAYVPFSAGPRNCIGQRFAVMEEKTILACLLRHFWVESNQKREDLGLSGDLILRPNNGIWIKLKRRHEEEPQLSP from the exons ATGATCTGGCTGTGGTTAGGGCTGGTCGGGCGGAAGCTGTTGCTCTGGGGCGCAGCAAGCGCGGTCTCCGTGGCCGGCGCCACAATCCTACTCAACATCCTGCAGATGGTGGCGAGCTACGCGCGGAAATGGCTGCAGATGCGGCCTATCCCGTCGGTGACCCGCGCCTACCCCTTGGTGGGACACGCGCTGTTGATGAAGCCCAACAGCGCAG aaTTCTTTCAGCAGTTAATTCAGTACACGGAAGAATTCCGACACCTGCCCGTCATTAAGCTTTGGATTGGGCCGGTGCCCATGGTGGCCCTTTACAAGGCGGAGACTGTGGAG GTCATTTTGACCAGTTCGAAGCAAATTGATAAATCATTTATGTACAAGTTCCTACAACCATGGCTGGGACTAGGACTTCTCACAAG TACTGGGAACAAGTGGCGCTCCAGGAGGAAGATGCTGACGCCCACTTTCCATTTTACAATCCTGGAGGATTTCTTGGATGTCATGAACGAGCAAGCAAATATACTGGTTAAAAAGCTTGAAAGCCATGTCGGTCAAGAAGCATTTAACTGCTTTTTTCACATCACTCTTTGCGCGTTGGACATCATCTGTG AAACAGCTATGGGAAAGAACATTGGAGCTCAAGGTAATGACGACTCTGAGTATGTCCGGTCAGTGTATAG GATGAGTGATATGATACACAGAAGAATGAAGATGCCCTGGTTTTGGTTTGACCTTTGGTACCTTATGTTTAAAGAAGGACGGGAGCACAGAAGGAGCCTCAAGAGACTACATACCTTCACCAACAAT GTCATTGCTGAACGGGCCAATGAAATGAAGGCCGAGGAAGACTGCACGGGTGCTGGCAGGGGTCCTGGTCCCTCCAAAAGTAAACGCAAGGCTTTTCTTGACTTGCTTTTGAGTGTGACTGATGAGGAAGGAAACAAATTAAGCCATGAAGACATCCGAGAGGAAGTTGACACTTTCATGTTTGAG GGTCACGATACAACTGCAGCTGCCATAAACTGGTCCTTGTACCTGTTGGGTTGTTATCCTGAAGTCCAGCGAAAAGTGGACAAGGAGCTGGATGAAGTCTTTG GAAGATCCCATCGCCCCGTCACCCTGGAAGACCTGAAGAAGCTTAAATATCTGGATTGTGTCATTAAAGAGACTCTTCGCATTTTCCCATCTGTCCCTTTATTTGCCCGGAGTCTTACAGAAGACTGTGAAATGG CCGGTTACAGAATCGCCAAAGGCACCGAAGCAGTCATCATTCCTTATGCCTTGCACCGGGACCCCAGATATTTCCCAGATCCCGAGGAATTCCAGCCGGAGCGGTTCTTTCCCAAGAATTCCCAAGGACGCCACCCCTATGCCTACGTGCCCTTTTCTGCTGGGCCTAGAAACTGTATTG GTCAGAGGTTCGCTGTGATGGAGGAGAAGACCATCCTTGCCTGTCTCCTGAGGCACTTTTGGGTAGAATCCAACCAGAAGAGAGAAGACCTCGGCCTGTCTGGAGATTTGATTCTTAGGCCAAATAATGGCATCTGGATCAAGCTGAAGAGGAGACACGAAGAGGAACCCCAGCTCAGTCCTTGA